In Nocardioides jishulii, the DNA window GCCTCCTCACCGACCTCGGCGACCTCGCGCCGGGTCGCGCCACGGTCCTCCGCCACCGCCTCGGCGGCGCGAGCGACGGCGTACACCTCGCGGACGGTCTCCAGGGTGCCCTCGCGCGGAGCCATCCGCACGGACAGGAAGCCGTCGGCGACGGGGCTGACGACCGCGTGGACCCAGTAGTGGTCACCGTCCTTGGTCCGGTTGCACACGTAGGTGCCGATCGGGCGGCCCGACGCCAGCCACGACCACATCAACCGGAATGCGCCGGCCGGCATCTCCGGGTGTCGGACGAGGTTGTGGGGGGCGCCGAGCAGCTCGTCGAGCGCGTAGCCGGAGATCCGTACGAAGACCGAGTTGGCCTGCTGGATCACGCCGCGGGAGTCGGTGGTGGAGAAGAAGAGCTCGTCGACGCCGAGCAGGCGCTCGGTGTCGGTGTCGGTGTCGGGCAGGGTCTGGGGGGCTTGCAGGGGCATGACGCATCCTTCTCCCGGGTCCCATGAGGGTGGGGGGACCTACGAACCCGGGACGACGAGGCTAAGTCGCGCCGTGGCCGTCGCAGGCCGCGGGGTCGGAGGCACCCGGGCGTGACGCCTGCCACCTCGTCGTCGGGCGGGAATGACCTCGTGACGGGGGACGCTTACGTCCACATGAAGGTCAGCGGTGCACGCAAGGTCCCCGGCGGCAAGCTCGTACGCGTCGACGCCCGGGTCGACGACGACCGACTGGTCGACGTCGTCGTCTCCGGAGACTTCTTCCTCGAGCCGGACGAAGCCCTCGACGACATCCGCGCCGCCCTCGAGGGCGTGTCGGTGGACGCCTCCTTCGAGGCCCTGACCGCTCGGGTCGAGGAGGCCCGTGGCGACGCGGTCATGCTCGGCTTCGCGCCCCGCGACGTGGCGCTGACCGTCATGCGCGCGCTGGGCCGCGCGACCACCTGGGAGGACCACGACTTCGAGCTGGTCGACGCCGGCCCGCTGGAGCCGCTCATGCAGATGGCGGTCGACGAGGTGCTCGCCCGCCAGGTCGCCGAAGGCCGCCGCCGGCCGGCGTTGCGCATCTGGGACTGGGCCTCGAGCGCGGTGATCATCGGCTCCTACCAGTCCGTGCGCAACGAGGTCGACCTCGACGCCGCGGCCGAGCACGACATCGCCGTCGTACGCCGTGTCTCCGGTGGCGGGGCCATGTTCGTCGAGCCCGGCAACACGATCACGTACTCGCTCTACGTCCCGGCCACGCTCGTCGCCGGGCAGAGCTTCGCCGAGTCCTACAAGTTCCTCGACGCCTGGGTGCTCCGCGCGCTGCGGGGTCTCGGGGTCGACGCGTCGTACGCCTCGCTCAACGACATCGCCTCACCGCAGGGCAAGATCGGCGGCGCCGCGCAGAAGCGGTTCGCCACCGGCGGCGTCCTGCACCACGTGACGATGGCCTACGACATCGACGCGCAGAAGATGACGCAGGTGCTGCGGATCGGGCGCGAGAAGCTCTCCGACAAGGGCACGAAGTCGGCCGCCAAGCGGGTCGACCCGATGCGCTCGCAGACCGGGCTGGAGCGCGAGCAGGTCATCGAGGCGCTGGTGGGCGAGTTCGCCGAGAGCTATGGCCTGACGCCGGTGGCGCTGGACGAGGAGACGCTGGCCGAGGCCGAGGCCCTGGTGGCGTCGAAGTTCGCCACCGACGAGTGGCTGCACCGCATCCCCTGAGGGTGAGTGTGCAGATGATGCCGCTGCGGTGGCCCCGCCCTGCATCATCTGCACACCCGGCAGGAGCGTCTGATCAGTAGCCGCCCTGGGGCGGCACCATCTCCGCCCGCACCCCGAGCAGGCGGATCGGACGCTCGTCCTCCAGGCGGCGCAGCAGGTCGAGCGCGGTGGCGGCGACGACGGCCGGCTCCCACGTCGGCTCGGCCAGCTTGCGGGAGCGGTGGACGGTGAAGAAGGGCGCGAACCGCACCTTCAGGTGCACCCGCTGGCACGGCCGGCCCTCGGCACGGATGTCGGCGACCACCTGTTCGGCGAGCGACTGCACGGCCGCCTCGACCTCGTCGGCGGTCACCAGGTCCTGCTGGTAGGTCGTCTCACGACCGTGCGCCCGCGGCACCCACGGGGTGTCGTCCACGGCCGCGCTGCCGGCGCCGCGCCCCAGCTCGCCCAGCCACGGCCCGGTGCGTGGCCCGAACGCCGCGGCCAGTTGGGTGTCGTCGCTCGTGGCCAGGTCGTGCACGGTGGCGATGCCGAGGTCGGCGAGGCGCTGGGAGATCCGGCTCCCGACGCCCCACAGGTCGCGGACGGGCCGCTCGCCCATCACCTCGAACCAGTTCTCCTCGGTGAGCCGGAAGGTGCCTCGCGGCTTGCCGAACTCGGTGGCGATCTTGGCCCGCACCCGGGTGTCGCCGATGCCGACGCTGCAGTGCAGGTCGGTGGCGGCGAGCACCCGCTCCTGGATCGTGCGGGCCACCGCCTCGGGGTCGTCGGTCTCGATCCCGACGAACGCCTCGTCCCACCCGAGCACCTCGACGACCGTGCCGGGCACCGCGCGCACGCCTGCCATCACGACGGCCGACGCCGCGTCGTACGCCGCCTTGTCGACCGGCAGCACGACCGCGTCGGGGCAGCGCTTCACCGCCGTACGCAGCGGCATCCCCGAGCGCACCCCGAAGGC includes these proteins:
- a CDS encoding biotin/lipoate A/B protein ligase family protein; protein product: MTGDAYVHMKVSGARKVPGGKLVRVDARVDDDRLVDVVVSGDFFLEPDEALDDIRAALEGVSVDASFEALTARVEEARGDAVMLGFAPRDVALTVMRALGRATTWEDHDFELVDAGPLEPLMQMAVDEVLARQVAEGRRRPALRIWDWASSAVIIGSYQSVRNEVDLDAAAEHDIAVVRRVSGGGAMFVEPGNTITYSLYVPATLVAGQSFAESYKFLDAWVLRALRGLGVDASYASLNDIASPQGKIGGAAQKRFATGGVLHHVTMAYDIDAQKMTQVLRIGREKLSDKGTKSAAKRVDPMRSQTGLEREQVIEALVGEFAESYGLTPVALDEETLAEAEALVASKFATDEWLHRIP
- a CDS encoding DNA polymerase IV translates to MLHVDMDQFIAAVEVLRRPELAGLPVIVGGRGDPTERGVVSTASYEARAFGVRSGMPLRTAVKRCPDAVVLPVDKAAYDAASAVVMAGVRAVPGTVVEVLGWDEAFVGIETDDPEAVARTIQERVLAATDLHCSVGIGDTRVRAKIATEFGKPRGTFRLTEENWFEVMGERPVRDLWGVGSRISQRLADLGIATVHDLATSDDTQLAAAFGPRTGPWLGELGRGAGSAAVDDTPWVPRAHGRETTYQQDLVTADEVEAAVQSLAEQVVADIRAEGRPCQRVHLKVRFAPFFTVHRSRKLAEPTWEPAVVAATALDLLRRLEDERPIRLLGVRAEMVPPQGGY